From the genome of Vigna angularis cultivar LongXiaoDou No.4 chromosome 11, ASM1680809v1, whole genome shotgun sequence, one region includes:
- the LOC108334408 gene encoding transcription factor TCP4 — protein sequence MGMKSTGGEIVQVQGGHIVRSTGRKDRHSKVYTAKGPRDRRVRLSAHTAIQFYDVQDRLGYDRPSKAVDWLIKKAKNAIDKLAELPPWHPTANAADAENNHTNAGSSDMAIAEQSESSGYNFQLQRQLGEDHDNHHSVFIPAPIDTDAIAFFPTTTATSSINFPTYPPDIISRTNNSTEDLGLSLHSFQDPGLIHGQSQADANQTQTPSNHQALFSGSTQVGFEANYPRILTWNNDAGTDMNRTGFMVNSSALLGQGVSAAYSQRGTLQSSFSPSLRPWSDIPMASSSEHHKSQPIQQASIFGSRFLSDALPGFCIPARIQGEDGSHGVGPDKTSSSSPNSHHRTQT from the coding sequence ATGGGGATGAAGAGCACTGGGGGAGAGATTGTTCAGGTCCAAGGAGGGCACATTGTTCGGTCCACAGGTAGAAAAGATAGGCACAGTAAGGTTTACACTGCAAAGGGTCCTCGTGATCGCAGGGTTAGGCTCTCAGCGCACACAGCAATTCAGTTCTACGATGTTCAGGATCGTTTAGGGTATGACAGACCGAGCAAGGCCGTGGACTGGCTCATAAAGAAGGCCAAGAATGCCATTGACAAGCTCGCTGAGCTTCCTCCGTGGCACCCTACTGCCAACGCTGCAGATGCAGAGAACAACCATACCAATGCAGGGTCTAGTGACATGGCCATTGCAGAACAATCAGAGTCTTCTGGTTACAATTTTCAGCTGCAACGGCAATTAGGTGAGGACCATGATAACCACCATTCGGTTTTCATCCCTGCACCTATTGACACTGATGCAATAGCCTTCTTTCCCACAACCACTGCCACCTCCTCCATCAATTTCCCAACCTACCCTCCTGACATAATCTCAAGAACCAACAACTCCACTGAGGATCTTGGCCTTTCTCTCCACTCCTTCCAAGACCCTGGCCTGATTCATGGCCAGTCCCAAGCAGATGCAAACCAAACACAAACACCTTCCAATCACCAAGCCCTCTTTTCTGGCTCAACTCAAGTGGGGTTTGAAGCCAATTACCCCAGGATTCTGACTTGGAACAATGATGCAGGCACGGATATGAACAGAACTGGGTTCATGGTCAACTCATCAGCGCTTCTAGGCCAAGGTGTTTCTGCTGCATATTCCCAAAGGGGGACCCTTCAGTCCAGTTTCTCACCATCACTTCGTCCTTGGAGTGACATTCCCATGGCTTCTTCCTCAGAACATCACAAGTCACAGCCAATTCAACAGGCTTCCATCTTTGGCAGCAGGTTTCTGTCTGATGCATTGCCAGGGTTCTGCATCCCAGCTAGAATTCAAGGCGAGGATGGGAGCCACGGTGTAGGTCCCGACAAgacatcatcttcttctcctaATTCTCATCATCGAACACAAACGTGA